One stretch of Pedobacter riviphilus DNA includes these proteins:
- a CDS encoding FAD:protein FMN transferase — translation MKQYKIDGFAQGTDYAIMYYATDSLATKAGIDSLLNQIDLSMSLYKKGSLINQFNATEKEIKTDRFINDVLKRSFEINQDTKGIFDITVAPLVQAWGFGPKEAKKEPDPAAIKSILTCVGMKNLKLKNGLLSKLKPCVQIDLNGIAQGYSVDLIAAYLEKKGIKQYVAELGGEIRISGPKPNGETMKIGIEGPDKDGVPVIRHIASINSGAITTSGNYRKFHQSGKKKISHLIDPKTGYPLDNEMISVTVYAKDAITADGYDNALMAMHLKDAIAFVESRKNLEAYFVYHQKDGKIADTLTTGFKKLITHQ, via the coding sequence GTGAAACAGTATAAAATTGATGGTTTTGCACAGGGAACCGATTATGCTATCATGTACTATGCTACCGATAGTTTAGCGACTAAGGCAGGCATAGATAGTTTATTAAACCAAATTGATTTATCGATGTCGCTTTACAAAAAGGGATCATTGATAAATCAATTTAATGCTACCGAAAAAGAGATTAAAACCGATCGTTTCATAAACGACGTGCTTAAAAGGAGTTTCGAAATTAATCAGGATACTAAGGGTATTTTCGATATTACCGTTGCCCCTTTGGTACAGGCCTGGGGTTTTGGACCGAAAGAGGCTAAAAAAGAACCCGATCCGGCAGCCATTAAATCGATATTGACCTGTGTAGGCATGAAAAACCTAAAACTCAAGAATGGTTTATTAAGCAAACTAAAGCCCTGTGTACAGATTGATTTAAATGGAATTGCACAAGGTTACAGTGTCGATTTAATTGCCGCTTATCTCGAAAAAAAAGGAATTAAGCAATACGTAGCCGAACTGGGCGGCGAAATCCGGATTTCAGGACCTAAACCCAATGGCGAAACCATGAAAATTGGTATTGAAGGTCCGGATAAGGATGGGGTTCCGGTAATCAGGCACATCGCTTCCATAAATTCAGGCGCAATCACTACCTCTGGTAACTATAGGAAATTCCATCAGAGCGGAAAGAAAAAAATTTCTCACCTGATCGATCCTAAAACAGGCTATCCGCTAGATAATGAAATGATTAGTGTAACGGTATACGCCAAAGATGCCATTACAGCCGATGGTTACGACAATGCCTTAATGGCCATGCACCTTAAAGATGCTATTGCCTTTGTAGAAAGCAGAAAAAACCTCGAAGCTTATTTTGTGTACCACCAAAAAGATGGCAAAATAGCCGACACCTTAACCACCGGATTTAAAAAATTAATTACTCACCAATAA
- a CDS encoding hydroxypyruvate isomerase family protein, with protein sequence MKRSEFIRNSLLTAGAITTGAGITDTFAAGKPNTVFSDKTFNLDYAPHQGMFQNHAGKSFLDQIQFMYDRGFRSIEDNGYLGRPVEEQEKIGNLLAKLGMRMGVFVVDGGDNWKTSLTTGKKEFKDKFIETCKKSVEAAKRCNAKWLTVVPGFYERNLPYGNQFANVIDAMRAGAEIFEPHGLIMVLETLSDTPELFLQKTNETYAVCKAVKSPSCKILYDIYHMQRTEGDLIKTIDRCWDEIAYIQIGDNPGRKEPTTGEINYKNLFKHLYNKGYKGVMGMEHGNSKGGKEGELAVISAYRAEDNFL encoded by the coding sequence ATGAAAAGAAGCGAATTTATAAGAAATAGTCTGCTAACTGCCGGTGCAATTACCACAGGAGCAGGAATTACCGATACTTTTGCCGCTGGAAAGCCCAATACAGTATTCAGTGATAAAACTTTCAACCTCGATTATGCACCGCACCAGGGCATGTTCCAAAATCATGCGGGTAAAAGTTTTTTAGATCAGATCCAGTTTATGTACGATAGAGGTTTCCGTTCAATTGAAGATAACGGTTATTTAGGCCGCCCTGTTGAAGAACAGGAAAAAATCGGAAACCTGTTGGCAAAATTGGGCATGCGCATGGGGGTTTTTGTAGTAGACGGTGGCGACAACTGGAAAACCTCTTTAACTACGGGTAAAAAGGAATTTAAAGATAAATTTATCGAAACCTGTAAAAAATCGGTCGAAGCCGCAAAACGCTGTAATGCCAAATGGCTTACCGTAGTGCCCGGCTTTTATGAACGCAACCTACCATATGGCAACCAGTTTGCTAATGTAATCGATGCTATGCGTGCAGGTGCAGAGATTTTTGAACCCCATGGTTTAATTATGGTTTTGGAAACCCTGAGCGATACGCCAGAACTTTTTCTCCAAAAAACCAATGAAACCTATGCCGTTTGTAAAGCGGTTAAAAGCCCTTCGTGTAAAATCCTTTACGATATTTACCACATGCAACGTACAGAAGGCGATTTAATTAAAACCATCGACCGCTGCTGGGACGAAATCGCCTACATCCAGATAGGTGATAATCCTGGCCGGAAAGAACCTACAACAGGAGAAATCAATTATAAAAATCTATTTAAACACTTGTATAATAAAGGTTATAAAGGTGTAATGGGTATGGAACACGGCAATTCGAAAGGTGGAAAAGAAGGCGAACTGGCTGTAATTTCGGCTTATAGGGCTGAGGATAATTTTTTGTAG
- a CDS encoding GIY-YIG nuclease family protein, protein MERGGCVYIMTNAFNTVYYIGVTSDLHSRVIDHKCKRYPTSFTAKYNCMKLVYFKFYSGIEEAIAQEKKLKKWNRDWKIKLISDNNPQWLDLFNEDL, encoded by the coding sequence ATGGAACGCGGTGGTTGTGTTTACATTATGACAAATGCCTTTAACACGGTTTATTACATCGGTGTTACCTCTGACTTACACTCAAGAGTAATTGATCACAAATGCAAAAGATATCCAACTTCCTTTACTGCCAAATACAATTGCATGAAGTTGGTGTATTTTAAGTTCTATTCTGGCATTGAAGAAGCGATCGCGCAAGAGAAGAAATTAAAGAAATGGAATAGGGATTGGAAAATTAAGTTGATCAGCGATAACAATCCTCAATGGCTGGATCTGTTTAATGAGGATTTGTGA
- a CDS encoding alpha-amylase → MQNQTLIQFFHWYYNEEQNLWTKVAAEASHLKEIGITAVWLPPAYKSNNAAYDVGYAVYDLFDLGEFDQKGSVNTKHGSKDEYIKAIEALHENGIGALADAVFNHKAGGDELEKIAVRTVNPDDRTEFTSDVFEIQAWTKFTFPGRQGKYSEFIWNHECFSGVDWAEDLKKTAIYSIQNYLGEGFEEVPSTEFGNYDYLMFNDIDYRNRAVIEELKYWGEWIVETTKVDGFRLDAVKHINPDFIVEWIDHLNQKFNRQFFIVAEDWNVVDREGQLKYIEITGGRTQIFDSLLHHNFFLASKDEEFDMRTIFDGTLVQVKPDLAVTFVDNHDSQPLQALESYVDFWFRPLAYAMILLRIQGIPCLFFPDLYGGIYDDKDKEGDEVHVELVAIPVIETMSKIRTALAYGEQRDYFDHGICVGWTRAGDEEHENSGLAVLLSTGEEGYKEMEIGKHFAGKTFVDALGYRQQEVIIDENGWAEFHCNAGSVSVWVLKVG, encoded by the coding sequence ATGCAGAACCAGACCCTGATCCAATTTTTCCATTGGTATTATAACGAAGAGCAAAATTTGTGGACTAAAGTAGCTGCCGAAGCGAGTCATTTAAAAGAAATTGGGATAACTGCTGTTTGGTTGCCGCCAGCCTATAAATCTAATAATGCAGCTTATGATGTTGGTTATGCGGTTTACGACCTTTTCGATTTGGGGGAGTTCGATCAGAAAGGAAGTGTGAATACCAAACATGGCTCCAAAGATGAATATATCAAAGCTATTGAGGCGTTACACGAGAATGGGATCGGAGCTTTAGCAGATGCCGTTTTTAACCACAAGGCAGGTGGCGATGAACTGGAAAAAATAGCCGTTAGAACGGTAAATCCTGATGACAGAACTGAATTTACCAGCGATGTTTTCGAAATACAGGCCTGGACAAAGTTTACCTTTCCGGGGCGGCAGGGGAAATATTCTGAATTTATATGGAATCACGAGTGTTTTAGTGGGGTAGACTGGGCCGAAGACCTCAAAAAAACTGCGATCTATTCGATTCAGAATTATTTAGGCGAAGGTTTTGAAGAGGTTCCTTCTACTGAATTTGGGAATTACGATTACCTGATGTTTAACGATATCGATTACCGCAACAGGGCTGTAATTGAAGAGTTAAAATATTGGGGCGAATGGATAGTAGAAACCACCAAAGTAGACGGTTTTCGGTTGGATGCCGTTAAACACATCAATCCAGATTTTATTGTCGAGTGGATCGATCATTTGAACCAGAAATTTAATCGCCAGTTTTTTATTGTGGCCGAAGATTGGAATGTAGTAGATAGGGAAGGCCAATTGAAATATATTGAAATTACCGGCGGCAGGACACAAATATTCGATTCGCTTTTGCACCATAATTTTTTCCTGGCGAGCAAGGACGAGGAATTTGATATGCGAACGATTTTTGACGGAACTTTGGTTCAGGTGAAGCCCGATCTGGCGGTAACATTTGTTGATAATCATGATTCGCAACCTTTGCAGGCGCTGGAATCATACGTCGATTTTTGGTTCAGGCCCCTGGCTTATGCCATGATCCTGTTGCGTATACAAGGTATTCCCTGTTTGTTCTTCCCTGATCTGTACGGAGGGATTTATGACGATAAAGACAAAGAAGGTGATGAGGTACACGTTGAGCTGGTGGCCATCCCAGTAATAGAAACCATGAGTAAAATCCGTACAGCATTAGCCTACGGTGAGCAACGTGATTATTTTGACCATGGCATTTGCGTTGGCTGGACCCGCGCAGGTGATGAGGAACATGAAAATAGTGGCTTAGCGGTATTGTTAAGCACAGGAGAAGAAGGTTATAAAGAAATGGAGATCGGTAAACACTTTGCCGGAAAAACCTTTGTTGATGCCCTTGGCTATCGCCAGCAGGAAGTAATTATTGATGAAAATGGCTGGGCGGAGTTTCACTGCAACGCCGGAAGTGTATCGGTTTGGGTATTGAAGGTGGGGTAG
- a CDS encoding acyl-CoA thioesterase — MSLKKKFARESFTIMNELVLPNDTNTLNNLMGGRLLHWMDIAAAISAQKHCNRIVVTASVDNVSFKQPIKLGDVITIEAKVTRAFNTSVEVRLDVWAENIPSGARQKSNEAYYTFVAVDQSARTIPVPELVPETPEEIDLFDGALRRRQLRLVLGGKMDPDEASELKALFFKA, encoded by the coding sequence ATGAGTTTAAAAAAGAAATTTGCCAGAGAAAGTTTTACCATCATGAACGAATTGGTATTACCAAATGATACCAATACCTTAAATAACCTAATGGGCGGACGCCTGCTTCATTGGATGGATATTGCAGCGGCAATTTCGGCCCAAAAACACTGCAACCGCATTGTGGTTACCGCTTCGGTTGATAATGTTTCTTTTAAACAGCCCATTAAATTAGGTGATGTAATTACCATCGAAGCCAAAGTTACAAGGGCTTTTAATACCTCGGTAGAAGTCCGTTTAGATGTATGGGCAGAGAATATTCCAAGTGGCGCACGCCAAAAAAGTAATGAGGCTTATTATACTTTTGTTGCGGTTGATCAGAGTGCGCGTACCATACCGGTACCCGAACTTGTTCCGGAAACGCCAGAAGAAATTGATTTATTTGATGGTGCTTTGCGCCGCAGGCAATTGCGACTGGTTTTAGGAGGCAAAATGGACCCTGATGAGGCCAGCGAACTCAAGGCACTTTTCTTTAAAGCATAA
- a CDS encoding cation:proton antiporter, producing the protein MTTYTILIILSGLVIFSYLFDLVASKTKVPSVLLLLLLGIGLRLLVDNLKIQTFNFLSILPTLGTVGLILIVFEGSLELKYDRHKNKIIRSAFFSALSILAGTIVVITSIIYQITHHNLYTCIANAIPFSVISSAIAIPSAAALNNTDKEFVIYESSFSDILGIIIFNFAITNHSINTSAFIGLGLSTFLILLLSAIACVVLLYVMGRLVHHIKFFLIIAILILVYAIGQSYHLSSLVLILSTGLFLNNADAIENAWFRGIFLYKNLTADLSQLYQLSAESAFILRTFFFVIFGFTMNINSLNDKIVLANGFFILISIYIIRVVFLKIFKKENLSPILYIAPED; encoded by the coding sequence ATGACAACTTATACCATTCTTATTATTTTAAGCGGATTAGTAATTTTCTCTTATCTGTTTGATTTAGTGGCGAGTAAAACCAAAGTACCATCGGTTTTATTGCTGCTCCTTTTAGGTATTGGTTTACGTTTGCTGGTCGATAACCTCAAGATACAAACCTTCAATTTCCTGTCTATCCTACCCACACTGGGTACTGTAGGCTTAATTTTAATTGTTTTTGAAGGTTCTCTCGAACTTAAATACGACCGACATAAAAACAAGATTATACGCAGTGCTTTTTTCTCTGCCCTAAGCATTTTAGCTGGAACTATCGTGGTAATAACCAGTATCATTTACCAGATCACCCACCACAATTTATATACCTGTATTGCCAATGCCATTCCCTTTAGCGTAATCAGCTCGGCTATTGCCATCCCTTCGGCAGCAGCATTAAATAATACCGATAAAGAATTTGTGATCTACGAATCTTCTTTTTCAGATATCCTGGGGATTATCATTTTCAACTTTGCCATTACCAACCACTCTATCAATACCTCTGCTTTTATTGGCCTGGGTTTAAGTACCTTCCTCATCCTTTTGCTATCGGCCATTGCCTGCGTGGTGTTGTTGTACGTAATGGGCCGACTGGTACACCACATTAAATTCTTCTTAATTATAGCCATACTGATACTGGTTTATGCCATTGGCCAGTCATACCATTTATCTTCACTGGTTTTAATTTTAAGCACCGGATTATTCCTGAACAATGCCGATGCCATCGAGAATGCCTGGTTTAGGGGAATCTTTTTATATAAAAATTTAACAGCCGATTTATCCCAGCTCTATCAATTATCGGCAGAAAGTGCTTTTATATTACGCACTTTTTTCTTTGTTATTTTTGGTTTTACCATGAATATCAACAGCCTGAACGACAAAATTGTACTGGCTAATGGTTTTTTCATTTTGATATCGATTTACATCATTAGAGTGGTATTTCTCAAAATATTCAAAAAAGAAAACCTGAGTCCGATTTTATACATTGCCCCCGAGGACTGA
- a CDS encoding EVE domain-containing protein: MEKTKYWLVKSEPFKYSWEKFNEDGRTFWDGVRNYQARNNLKAMKEGDLVLFYHSNEGKNVVGIAKVVREFYQDPTTDDANWVVVDLSPVETLKNPVSLEQIKAEPSLADISLVRQGRLSVMPLKAAEFDKILEMGA; the protein is encoded by the coding sequence ATGGAAAAAACAAAATATTGGTTAGTAAAATCAGAGCCTTTTAAATACAGTTGGGAAAAATTTAATGAAGATGGCCGTACCTTTTGGGATGGCGTGCGTAATTATCAGGCCAGAAATAACCTAAAAGCCATGAAAGAAGGCGATTTGGTGCTTTTTTATCATAGTAACGAAGGTAAAAATGTGGTGGGTATTGCCAAAGTAGTAAGAGAGTTTTATCAAGATCCAACTACTGATGATGCCAACTGGGTAGTGGTTGATTTATCGCCTGTAGAAACGTTAAAGAACCCGGTTTCCTTAGAGCAGATCAAGGCCGAGCCAAGTTTGGCTGATATTTCGCTGGTGCGCCAGGGGCGTTTATCGGTAATGCCATTAAAAGCCGCAGAATTTGATAAGATTCTGGAAATGGGGGCGTAG
- a CDS encoding Crp/Fnr family transcriptional regulator, with protein sequence MITETFKRKHLLLRPGETARRLYFIRSGFLRAFFIDENGKECTTWFMGKGDLMISVYSFFTQKPAHEYIQVLQDCKLQSISWQQLNAYYADFPQGNLLGRIVTQKYYIMSEERAIFLRSQTPTLRYEKLLEHHPEIEQQTSQNNIASYLGISRETLSRIRRKKLQMCHQTQNGQN encoded by the coding sequence GTGATCACCGAGACTTTTAAACGCAAACACCTGTTGCTCAGACCGGGGGAAACTGCCCGGAGACTGTACTTTATCCGCAGTGGATTTTTACGTGCCTTTTTCATTGACGAAAATGGAAAAGAGTGCACCACGTGGTTTATGGGGAAGGGCGATCTGATGATCTCGGTTTACAGCTTTTTCACCCAAAAACCTGCCCATGAGTACATACAAGTACTTCAGGACTGTAAACTCCAGTCCATAAGCTGGCAGCAACTGAACGCATACTACGCCGATTTCCCACAAGGGAATTTGCTGGGCCGGATCGTCACACAGAAGTACTACATCATGAGTGAGGAAAGGGCGATTTTCCTGCGTAGTCAAACCCCGACATTACGCTATGAAAAATTGCTTGAACACCACCCCGAGATAGAGCAGCAGACAAGCCAAAACAACATCGCCTCCTATCTTGGAATTTCCCGTGAAACCTTAAGCAGAATCAGGCGTAAAAAATTGCAAATGTGTCACCAGACACAAAACGGCCAAAATTAA
- a CDS encoding pectate lyase — protein MKSDLRIKRSNLTIAGQTAPGDGICLKGRSLIINGASGIKDKNHGNIIIRYLRSRPGGRLPSGSYGIDIENAHDIIIDHCSFSWANEECAALYDVKNVSFQWCIISEGLYDAGHAKGKRSYGGVWGGQRVSFHHNLIADQNSRTVRFNGARAHDTTALVDYRYNVIYNWGTENACYGGEVEINGGSSAINLVNNYYLPGPATVSRLKFVKANYNAQKAKGLGTWYLKGNIMQNDSLITDNNNYGIDLSELPLDLRKGLVKEQPFYIEKYAVLNYSSAKDAFSAVMRNVGANFPKRDAVDGRIILGLVNPEKAKKTSFKKGIIDFPEQVGGWPEYKSGKAPRDDDHDGMPDSWEKARKLKSNDPSDRNAIDINGYTMIELYINSLLSKQY, from the coding sequence TTGAAAAGTGATTTAAGGATAAAAAGATCTAACCTAACTATAGCAGGACAGACAGCACCCGGAGATGGTATATGCCTGAAAGGCAGGTCGCTGATTATCAATGGTGCATCAGGGATTAAGGACAAAAACCATGGTAACATCATCATCAGGTACCTGCGGTCCCGTCCCGGAGGTAGGTTACCCTCTGGTTCTTATGGGATTGATATCGAGAATGCCCATGACATCATCATAGATCATTGCTCATTCAGTTGGGCCAACGAGGAATGTGCAGCACTATATGATGTCAAAAATGTTTCATTCCAGTGGTGTATTATAAGCGAAGGCCTCTATGATGCAGGGCATGCTAAGGGCAAACGGTCTTATGGCGGAGTTTGGGGAGGTCAACGGGTTTCTTTCCACCACAATTTAATTGCTGATCAAAATAGCCGGACTGTTCGTTTTAATGGTGCCAGGGCACATGATACTACTGCATTGGTAGATTATAGATATAATGTGATTTATAACTGGGGAACGGAAAATGCCTGCTACGGGGGAGAGGTCGAGATTAATGGAGGCAGTTCAGCAATAAACCTGGTCAATAATTATTATCTTCCAGGCCCTGCAACAGTCTCCAGACTTAAATTTGTAAAAGCCAATTATAATGCGCAAAAGGCAAAAGGACTTGGGACATGGTACTTAAAAGGGAACATCATGCAGAATGATTCCTTGATAACTGATAATAATAATTATGGTATTGATCTATCGGAATTGCCATTGGATTTACGGAAAGGGCTTGTCAAAGAACAGCCTTTTTATATTGAAAAATATGCTGTCTTAAATTACAGTTCCGCTAAGGATGCCTTTAGCGCAGTGATGAGAAATGTTGGCGCAAATTTCCCGAAGAGGGATGCTGTGGACGGGAGGATAATATTGGGTTTAGTAAATCCCGAGAAGGCCAAAAAAACTAGTTTTAAAAAAGGGATTATTGATTTTCCAGAACAAGTTGGGGGATGGCCTGAATACAAATCAGGAAAGGCACCTAGAGATGATGATCACGATGGCATGCCAGACAGTTGGGAGAAAGCAAGAAAATTAAAATCTAATGATCCTAGCGACCGTAATGCAATAGACATTAACGGCTATACGATGATCGAGCTCTATATCAACTCTCTTTTGTCTAAACAGTATTAA
- a CDS encoding transglutaminase domain-containing protein, whose amino-acid sequence MEQALVKKYIFRDFCEYILPYKLVNEQPDKWMIDIQKRYHSLAEKNSSQADPYQMCLAINNQLKKDFKIRSFPSIWDLNFHELDMLKSGKCYHATQYTTYVMRSLGIPIAMDFTPYWGNMNGGHEWNALIFNGHPVPFIGSESDPGLTKIDLARQRKRAKIFRRTYSFQQQSLAALTKDPLDIPVLFRSAQLRDVTDQYIPVSDAVVSNLPSGQNGTPLYLCVFNRQQWMPTAWAMIKHGKSKFVKMGRDIIYLPMYYQSGELSAAGNPVLINSEGLSVQINDNGDKTKLVIKQKSPEGPGITKGQEYELLIWQGKWKPVEKRTATADSIVYNGISKNALYRITSKDKMSKERIFIIDNCKPLWK is encoded by the coding sequence ATGGAACAAGCCTTGGTCAAAAAATATATCTTTCGGGATTTTTGCGAATATATATTACCATATAAGCTGGTTAACGAGCAGCCGGACAAATGGATGATCGATATCCAAAAAAGGTATCATTCTCTAGCCGAAAAAAACAGCTCACAGGCCGATCCTTATCAGATGTGCCTAGCTATTAATAACCAACTAAAAAAAGATTTCAAGATACGGTCATTCCCTTCTATCTGGGATCTAAATTTTCATGAGCTGGATATGTTAAAGTCGGGAAAATGCTATCATGCGACCCAGTACACAACTTACGTCATGAGGTCACTGGGAATACCTATAGCGATGGATTTTACCCCATATTGGGGAAACATGAACGGGGGACATGAATGGAATGCTTTAATATTCAATGGCCACCCGGTTCCATTCATTGGGTCAGAATCTGATCCAGGGCTAACAAAAATTGATCTGGCACGACAAAGGAAAAGGGCAAAAATATTCCGTAGAACTTATAGTTTCCAACAACAAAGCCTGGCTGCGCTAACAAAAGACCCTTTAGATATCCCGGTACTCTTTAGGTCCGCTCAGCTCAGGGATGTAACGGATCAATATATCCCGGTCTCAGATGCCGTGGTGAGTAATCTGCCCTCCGGTCAAAATGGAACACCGTTATACCTCTGTGTTTTCAACCGTCAGCAATGGATGCCCACGGCCTGGGCAATGATTAAGCACGGAAAATCAAAATTCGTAAAGATGGGAAGGGATATTATCTACTTACCAATGTATTATCAATCTGGAGAGCTCTCAGCCGCCGGCAATCCTGTATTGATCAACAGCGAAGGATTATCTGTTCAGATCAACGACAACGGAGATAAAACAAAACTTGTTATCAAACAGAAAAGTCCGGAGGGCCCAGGTATTACAAAAGGACAGGAATATGAACTGTTGATCTGGCAAGGCAAGTGGAAACCAGTTGAGAAAAGAACTGCGACTGCAGATTCAATTGTTTATAACGGGATCTCAAAAAATGCACTCTACCGGATAACAAGTAAGGACAAAATGTCAAAAGAAAGAATTTTTATCATTGATAACTGTAAGCCGCTTTGGAAATGA
- a CDS encoding O-antigen ligase family protein, with translation MLSPKLIFNKGITIWFLIILWFVVSVILNSRSLLIGTLVVLLFYIIRENRSIINRLRIYYLGILFSVSIILLACFYKQDSSRGRVLIYKISSGIFFDSGIYGIGIGNFKSTYLHYQQKYFQSEEKDYSEEALLADNTYYLFNDYFQFVLEAGLLGLLIVILFWTLIVRAFVSFYKLHKSLAEEICFIAVIPLVFAALFNHLFEKVAVQLIFCLTFPGIIYSEFGQRQKRKMLCLTAYLTFFLIFLFNNKNQLLLRNSYNQLEEAQILASSGYSLESLDSLEHIKTSVRYTTAYQLTYGQLLYKIHRFKDALPFLKNASAGLPSSDLYLLIGLCNKNLRAYDAAEYYLKSAIMMTPNRFSPRSELLSIYILRNKHIEAKEVALDILKLPVKIDSQKVHKIKSIAYKYLTS, from the coding sequence TTGCTCTCACCGAAACTGATATTTAACAAGGGAATAACTATATGGTTTTTAATAATCCTATGGTTCGTTGTATCTGTAATTTTAAATAGCAGGTCTCTTCTTATCGGAACCTTAGTAGTATTGCTATTTTACATTATCCGCGAGAACAGGAGTATTATAAACAGACTGAGGATATACTATCTGGGCATACTATTTTCGGTCTCAATAATATTGCTTGCCTGTTTTTACAAACAGGATTCTTCCCGTGGCCGGGTACTCATATATAAAATCTCTTCAGGAATATTCTTTGATAGTGGAATCTACGGGATCGGTATCGGCAACTTTAAATCGACCTACTTACATTACCAACAAAAATATTTTCAGTCTGAAGAGAAAGACTATTCTGAAGAAGCCTTACTGGCAGATAATACCTATTATCTATTTAATGACTATTTTCAGTTTGTGCTTGAAGCAGGCTTATTGGGACTGCTAATAGTTATTCTATTCTGGACCCTGATTGTTAGAGCTTTTGTTTCCTTTTATAAGCTGCATAAAAGCCTCGCTGAAGAAATCTGTTTTATTGCTGTCATCCCACTTGTTTTTGCGGCCCTCTTCAATCATCTGTTTGAAAAAGTTGCTGTACAGTTAATATTCTGCCTTACCTTTCCTGGTATAATCTATTCAGAGTTCGGGCAGCGCCAAAAAAGAAAAATGTTATGCCTTACGGCATATCTTACTTTCTTCTTGATTTTCTTGTTCAACAACAAAAATCAACTGCTGCTCCGCAATTCGTACAATCAATTGGAAGAAGCGCAAATACTTGCCTCTAGCGGATATTCCCTGGAATCCCTGGACTCACTTGAGCACATCAAAACTTCTGTCAGGTATACCACAGCATATCAGTTAACCTACGGCCAGCTGCTTTATAAAATACACCGTTTCAAAGATGCCCTACCCTTTTTAAAAAATGCATCCGCGGGATTGCCATCCTCAGATTTATACCTGCTTATCGGACTTTGCAACAAAAACCTGAGAGCTTATGACGCGGCTGAATATTATCTAAAATCGGCAATAATGATGACGCCAAACCGCTTCTCTCCCAGGAGTGAGTTGCTATCTATCTATATCCTCCGGAATAAACATATCGAAGCAAAAGAAGTAGCCCTTGATATCCTAAAGCTGCCGGTAAAAATTGATTCACAAAAAGTTCATAAAATCAAATCTATTGCCTATAAATACTTAACCTCTTAA